From a region of the Corallococcus coralloides DSM 2259 genome:
- a CDS encoding DoxX family protein yields the protein MGLLAPLGRLLFSVIFITSGLNHFIQLQALTAYAQASGVPDPRTAVLVSGGVLVVGGLCVLLGTFARLGAAMLAVFLVASAIMVHHFWKMDDPVQAQNNLIHFMKNLSMAGGALLIVYFGPGPFSLSRKKRENALGGMKLGAPLR from the coding sequence ATGGGGCTGCTCGCACCGCTGGGACGGCTGCTGTTCTCGGTCATCTTCATCACCAGCGGGCTCAATCACTTCATCCAGCTCCAGGCCCTCACGGCCTACGCCCAGGCGTCCGGCGTGCCCGACCCGAGGACGGCGGTGCTGGTGTCCGGCGGCGTGCTGGTGGTGGGGGGCCTGTGCGTCCTCTTGGGAACCTTCGCCCGCCTGGGCGCGGCCATGCTCGCGGTGTTCCTGGTGGCGTCCGCCATCATGGTCCATCACTTCTGGAAGATGGATGACCCGGTGCAGGCGCAGAACAACCTCATCCACTTCATGAAGAACCTCTCCATGGCGGGTGGGGCCCTGCTCATCGTCTACTTCGGGCCCGGGCCCTTCAGCCTGTCCCGCAAGAAGCGCGAGAACGCCCTGGGCGGCATGAAGCTGGGCGCGCCCCTGCGCTGA
- a CDS encoding metallophosphoesterase, whose translation MRLRLARRRHAAGATSSLAISEAVEPHGRNELQARGPDPFRPDRRLRWRDHFVLTEHLLQLDSIHPEHDGLRIAQLSDVHVGQATSDVRIRRAVAAVNEAAPDLVFLTGDYVTHSPKPLPRVRQLLQGLNGPVFVVLGNHDHWVDAPYLRAGFEDLGYTVLQNEHRVVHVKGAPVTVLGIDDGLTGMEDVEATFRGAPTSGTRLVLAHTPPTAEKLPAHAGLVQFSGHTHGGQFIVRGLTEALFRRAGQPYIRGHYRVNGNHLYVNQGLGFGFGGPYLRRGSTPEVAFFTLRTQQAAHVGTT comes from the coding sequence ATGCGCCTGAGACTCGCCCGCCGCCGTCACGCCGCTGGTGCCACCTCCTCCCTCGCCATCTCCGAGGCAGTGGAGCCCCACGGTCGCAACGAGCTCCAGGCGCGAGGCCCCGACCCCTTCCGGCCGGACCGGCGGCTGCGCTGGCGGGATCACTTCGTCCTCACCGAGCACCTGCTCCAGCTGGACAGCATCCACCCGGAGCATGACGGCCTGCGCATCGCGCAGCTGTCGGACGTGCACGTGGGCCAGGCGACCAGCGACGTGCGCATCCGCCGCGCGGTGGCCGCGGTGAACGAAGCCGCGCCGGACCTGGTGTTCCTCACCGGCGACTACGTCACGCACAGCCCCAAGCCGCTGCCGCGCGTGCGCCAGCTGCTCCAGGGGCTCAACGGCCCCGTCTTCGTGGTGCTGGGCAACCATGACCACTGGGTGGACGCGCCCTACCTGCGCGCGGGCTTCGAGGACCTGGGCTACACGGTGCTCCAGAACGAGCACCGCGTGGTGCACGTGAAGGGCGCGCCGGTGACGGTGCTGGGCATCGACGACGGGCTGACCGGCATGGAGGACGTGGAGGCCACCTTCCGGGGCGCGCCCACGTCCGGCACGCGGCTGGTGCTGGCCCACACGCCGCCCACCGCGGAGAAGCTGCCCGCGCACGCGGGCCTGGTGCAGTTCTCCGGGCACACCCACGGCGGGCAGTTCATCGTCCGAGGCCTCACGGAGGCCCTCTTCCGTCGCGCGGGCCAGCCGTACATCCGCGGCCACTACCGCGTGAACGGCAACCACCTGTACGTGAACCAGGGGCTGGGCTTCGGCTTCGGCGGGCCGTACCTGCGCCGGGGCAGCACGCCGGAGGTCGCCTTCTTCACCCTGCGCACGCAGCAGGCCGCCCACGTCGGGACGACCTGA
- a CDS encoding response regulator transcription factor — translation MSTAPVDQRPSLLLVDDDSTLRERLARAFRERGWDVTTAGNHEEAMVAARRESPEYAVVDLRMPGQSGLELVRDLLAVDASTRIIVLTGYGSISTTVDAIRLGAVNYLPKPADADDILAAFARAEEAPNVAAPETLQAPSLARAEWEHIHRVLADSAGNISEAARKLGIHRRSLQRKLQKYPPSR, via the coding sequence ATGAGCACGGCCCCAGTGGATCAACGTCCCAGCCTGCTGCTGGTGGACGACGACAGCACGCTACGAGAGCGATTGGCGCGAGCCTTCCGAGAGCGCGGCTGGGACGTGACGACAGCAGGCAACCACGAAGAGGCCATGGTCGCAGCCAGGCGCGAGTCACCGGAGTACGCGGTGGTGGACCTGCGCATGCCGGGGCAAAGCGGCTTGGAGCTGGTGAGGGACCTGCTGGCGGTGGACGCCTCCACGCGGATCATCGTGTTGACGGGCTACGGCAGCATCAGCACGACGGTGGATGCCATCCGGCTGGGAGCGGTGAACTACCTGCCAAAGCCCGCGGACGCGGACGACATCCTGGCGGCGTTCGCGAGGGCGGAAGAAGCCCCGAACGTCGCCGCGCCAGAGACGCTCCAGGCACCGTCCCTGGCCCGAGCGGAGTGGGAACACATCCACCGGGTACTCGCGGACAGCGCCGGCAACATCTCCGAGGCCGCGCGAAAGCTGGGCATCCACAGAAGGTCGCTCCAGCGGAAGCTGCAGAAGTACCCGCCATCGCGCTGA
- a CDS encoding IS5 family transposase (programmed frameshift), with amino-acid sequence MVRELVPDAFWQRVAPLLPPPRPKKKLGRPRADDRAALEAIVFVLRSGIPWEMLPRKQFGLSGMTAWRRLEEWTRAGVWEKLQERLLDELGLRGKVDFSRAAIDSSSVRASKRGPFTGPSPTDRAKAGSKHHLLVEANGLPLTESVTAANVHDTHELFPLVDSVPAVRMPSGQRRLRPGKLHGDKAYASRKNRRGLRLRGIAARIARPGVESKERLGRYRWVVERTLAWKNQLRRLRVRDERRDDVHFGFLVLGCCVMLLRRLCPDIC; translated from the exons ATGGTCCGTGAACTCGTCCCCGACGCATTCTGGCAGCGCGTGGCGCCCCTGCTGCCTCCGCCTCGGCCGAAGAAGAAGCTGGGTCGCCCTCGTGCGGACGACCGGGCTGCGCTGGAGGCCATCGTCTTCGTGTTGAGGAGCGGTATCCCGTGGGAGATGCTGCCTCGCAAGCAGTTCGGCCTGTCGGGCATGACGGCCTGGCGCAGGCTGGAGGAATGGACCCGCGCGGGCGTGTGGGAAAAGCTCCAGGAGCGGCTGCTGGATGAACTGGGGCTGCGTGGCAAGGTGGACTTCTCGCGCGCCGCCATCGACTCCTCGTCCGTGCGGGCGTCAAAAAGGGGGCCCT TCACGGGCCCAAGCCCGACGGATAGAGCGAAGGCGGGTAGCAAGCATCATCTTCTCGTAGAGGCCAACGGCCTGCCCCTCACGGAGTCCGTGACGGCCGCCAACGTCCACGACACGCACGAACTCTTCCCGCTCGTCGACTCCGTGCCCGCGGTGCGGATGCCCTCGGGCCAGCGGCGCCTGCGGCCTGGGAAGCTCCACGGCGACAAGGCCTACGCCTCCAGGAAGAACCGACGTGGGCTCCGCCTACGTGGCATCGCCGCTCGCATTGCGCGCCCGGGTGTCGAGTCCAAGGAGCGGCTTGGACGTTATCGCTGGGTCGTGGAGCGCACGCTGGCTTGGAAGAACCAGCTCCGCAGACTTCGAGTCCGCGATGAACGCAGGGACGACGTCCACTTCGGATTCCTCGTCCTTGGCTGCTGCGTCATGCTCCTGCGGCGCCTCTGTCCT
- a CDS encoding ATP-binding protein has protein sequence MTSSPPPSSEPSLRARINLVWLLRLRWGVLVGQAVLVAVAVWGLKLALPVPALVALLGVEGVTNAAVRAGLARARPVAEAAIFGLMLWDTLVLTGLLALSGGTHNPFTALYLVNVALGTVLLPPRRTWAMLGFTLLAFGSLFVLQDVTLPGLERPDHAELMRLHLSGMWVAFAVAAGFIVYFIQRVTRALALREQELEQTRARHARQEKVASLATLAAGAAHELSTPLSTIAVVAKELERALAASQTSDSVREDLRLIRQQVDRCRDVLVQMSADAGQTTGEPFQAIPLERLVEETLSELSGRERVKVEVPEALKKHDVHGPPRALARVLRGLVKNAIQATPTGRSVELRVLPDGTGARLEVRDEGNGMPEAVLQRAGEPFFTTKAPGEGMGLGLFLARSLAEQLGGSLELRSKAGEGTTASLSLPGADAKEAAA, from the coding sequence ATGACGTCCTCTCCGCCGCCCTCTTCCGAACCCTCGCTCCGGGCCCGCATCAACCTGGTGTGGCTCTTGAGGCTGCGCTGGGGCGTGCTGGTGGGGCAGGCGGTGCTGGTGGCGGTGGCGGTGTGGGGGCTGAAGCTGGCGCTCCCGGTGCCCGCGCTGGTGGCGCTCCTGGGCGTGGAGGGGGTGACGAACGCGGCGGTGCGCGCGGGGCTCGCGAGGGCGCGTCCGGTGGCGGAAGCGGCCATCTTCGGGCTGATGCTCTGGGACACGTTGGTGTTGACGGGGCTCTTGGCGTTGAGCGGAGGGACGCACAATCCCTTCACGGCGCTGTACCTGGTGAACGTGGCGCTGGGCACGGTGCTGCTGCCGCCGCGCCGCACGTGGGCGATGCTGGGCTTCACGCTCTTGGCGTTCGGGTCGCTGTTCGTGTTGCAGGACGTGACGCTGCCGGGATTGGAGCGACCGGATCACGCGGAGCTGATGCGGCTGCACCTGAGCGGCATGTGGGTCGCATTCGCGGTGGCGGCGGGCTTCATCGTGTATTTCATCCAGCGAGTGACGCGAGCGCTGGCGCTGCGTGAGCAGGAATTGGAACAGACGCGGGCAAGGCACGCGAGGCAGGAGAAGGTGGCCTCGCTGGCGACGCTGGCGGCGGGAGCGGCGCATGAGTTGTCCACGCCGCTGTCCACCATCGCGGTGGTGGCGAAGGAGCTGGAGCGGGCGCTCGCGGCATCTCAGACGTCCGACTCCGTGAGAGAGGACTTGAGGCTGATCCGTCAGCAGGTGGACCGCTGCCGGGACGTGCTGGTGCAGATGTCCGCGGACGCGGGCCAGACGACGGGAGAGCCCTTCCAGGCCATTCCCTTGGAGCGGCTGGTGGAGGAGACGCTGTCGGAGCTGTCCGGCCGTGAGCGCGTGAAGGTGGAAGTGCCGGAAGCGCTGAAGAAGCACGATGTCCACGGACCGCCCAGGGCGTTGGCGAGGGTGCTGAGGGGCCTCGTGAAGAACGCGATTCAAGCGACGCCCACGGGCCGGAGTGTGGAGTTGCGGGTGTTGCCAGACGGCACGGGAGCGCGGCTGGAGGTACGCGACGAAGGCAATGGCATGCCGGAGGCAGTGCTCCAGCGCGCGGGCGAGCCGTTCTTCACCACGAAGGCGCCTGGAGAGGGCATGGGCCTTGGGCTGTTCCTGGCGCGCTCGTTGGCGGAGCAACTGGGCGGGTCGCTGGAGCTGCGCTCGAAGGCCGGGGAAGGCACGACGGCGAGCCTGAGCCTGCCGGGAGCGGACGCAAAGGAGGCAGCGGCATGA
- a CDS encoding transporter, translating into MRTPTLALLSAALLLVPTASAWACASCACGDPTLTSMGGEQPFEGRLRLSTMLRAWGHTEGVTGVDAQRLRELRMDVAVAYAPRPWLVLAVNLPLQAREVQDVSLGLERGWGLGDIDVTAKAFVWKDKEFSPDHLISVVGGVKLPTGPRLHAGDGTTLGIDAQPGSGSVDPMAGLAWQGFRGNWSFLASALGFLPSRGRDDFRMGASLRTQVAAQYQPSPTWAVRLGVDTRAERAPDTNGTPEEAGGGFIAYASPDVLFSPGMDVVVQAGVRIPVVNQLRRVSSTPIAVLSLAYDL; encoded by the coding sequence TTGAGAACCCCCACCCTGGCCCTCCTGAGCGCCGCGCTCCTCCTCGTGCCTACGGCTTCGGCCTGGGCCTGCGCGAGCTGTGCGTGCGGCGACCCCACCCTCACGTCCATGGGAGGCGAGCAGCCCTTCGAAGGACGCCTGCGGCTGTCCACGATGCTGCGCGCGTGGGGGCACACGGAAGGGGTGACGGGCGTGGACGCGCAGCGGCTGCGCGAGCTGCGCATGGACGTGGCGGTGGCGTACGCGCCCAGGCCGTGGCTGGTGCTGGCGGTGAACCTGCCGCTCCAGGCCCGCGAGGTCCAGGACGTGAGCCTGGGACTGGAGCGCGGCTGGGGGCTGGGCGACATCGATGTGACGGCGAAGGCGTTCGTGTGGAAGGACAAGGAGTTCTCGCCGGACCATCTGATCAGCGTGGTGGGCGGGGTGAAGCTGCCCACGGGCCCCAGGCTGCACGCGGGGGACGGCACGACGCTGGGCATCGACGCGCAGCCCGGAAGCGGCTCGGTGGATCCGATGGCGGGGTTGGCGTGGCAGGGGTTCCGGGGCAACTGGTCGTTCCTCGCAAGCGCCCTGGGTTTCTTGCCCTCGCGAGGGCGCGACGACTTCCGGATGGGAGCGTCGCTGCGCACGCAGGTGGCGGCGCAGTACCAGCCGTCCCCCACGTGGGCGGTGCGGCTGGGCGTGGACACAAGGGCGGAGAGGGCGCCGGACACGAACGGCACGCCGGAGGAGGCCGGAGGAGGCTTCATCGCGTACGCGTCGCCGGACGTCCTGTTCAGCCCGGGCATGGACGTGGTGGTGCAGGCCGGGGTGCGCATTCCTGTCGTCAACCAGCTGCGCCGGGTGTCGTCCACGCCCATCGCGGTGCTCTCGCTCGCGTACGACCTGTGA